One stretch of Cuculus canorus isolate bCucCan1 unplaced genomic scaffold, bCucCan1.pri scaffold_119_arrow_ctg1, whole genome shotgun sequence DNA includes these proteins:
- the LOC128850613 gene encoding olfactory receptor 14A16-like, whose translation MSNSSSITQFLLLAFADTRELQLLHFWLFLGIYLAALLGNGLIITTIACDHHLHTAMYFFLLNLSLLDLGSISTIVPKSMANSLWGKRAISYAGCLAQVFLYMFFISAEFSLLTIMSYDRYIAICKPLHYGTLLGSRACVHMAAAAWGAAFLNALLHTANTFSLPLCQGNAVDQFFCEIPHILKLSCSHSYIWEFGLLTISVFVAFGCFVFIVVSYVHIFRAVLRIPSEQGRHKAFSTCLPHLAVVSLFISTGVFAYLKPPSISSPSLDLVVSFQYSVVPPALNPLIYSLRNQQLKDAVWKLIPG comes from the coding sequence atgtccaacagcagctccatcacccagttcctcctcctggcattcgcagacacacgggagctgcagctcttgcacttttggctcttcctgggcatctacctggctgccctcctgggcaacggcctcatcatcaccaccatcgcctgcgaccaccacctccacacagccatgtacttcttcctcctcaacctctccctCCTCgacctgggatccatctccaccattgtccccaaatccatggcaaATTCTCTATGGGGCAAAAGGGCTATTTCCTATGCAGGGTGTCTTGCCCAAGTCTTTCTCtacatgtttttcatttcagcagagttTTCTCTcctcaccatcatgtcctatGACCGCTAcattgccatctgcaaacccctgcactacgggaccctcctgggcagcagagcttgtgtccacatggcagcagctgcctggggcgctgcgtttctcaatgctctgctgcacacggccaatacattttctctgcccctctgccagggcaatgctgtggaccagttcttctgtgaaatcccccatatcctcaagctctcctgctcacactcctacATCTGGGAGTTTGGGCTTCTTACCATTAGTGTCTTTGTagcttttggctgttttgttttcattgtggtttcCTACGTACAtatcttcagggctgtgctgaggatcccctctgagcagggacggcacaaagccttttccacgtgcctccctcacctggccgtggtctccctCTTTATCAGCACTGGAGTatttgcctacctgaagcccccctccatctcctctccatctctggaCCTTGTGGTGTCATTTCAGTactcagtggtgcctccagcactgaatcccctcatctacagcctgaggaaccagcagctcaaggatgcagtgtggaaactgatacCTGGATGA